The Oncorhynchus kisutch isolate 150728-3 linkage group LG8, Okis_V2, whole genome shotgun sequence DNA segment gagattactagaaaacaaacttttacccttttatctgtggattaattatcGGAGTAGAGGACcctgtgcatttcaggtaaaataacaacccatgtttatatcccaggacaaattagctagcaacagcaagcaagctagctaaattgccataaatgtttaatgctttttgacaaGTCCACAAATTAATATAggtggttcagagtttgtttgatatttcaacctgcttgTCCTGATTGCgcctggtgtggggggacaaaatcaacatgcgcgcgATGGCTCAGCATTTTAGTAGTGTGgtaccaggataacaacctctccctcatcgtcagtaagaccaaggagctgatcgtggactataggagaaaAGGGAGAGCTCTCCCCCaaccacatcgacagggctgttgtGGAGCGTGTCGAGCGTTGTATcatggtatggcaaatgcaccgccTTCAACTGCAAAGTGCTACAGAAGGTGGTGctgacagcccagtacatcactgaggccgagctccctcccatccaggacctctatatcaggtggtgtcagaggaatgcctgAACAATTGCCAATGACTCTagtcacccaagccatagactattcACTCTGCTACCGTTACCGGAGCATCGGCTCTCAGACCGACGGGCTCAGAAACAGCTTCGAcctcccccaagccataagactgataaatagtaAATTAATGGTACCTAGTGTGTGggaaatgtgaatgtgtgtggaaGTGTcaatatagtgtgtgtatatggtgtgtatatatagtctagtgagtgtgcgtagggtcagtgcaagatagTCAGCGCAGATAGTTTGGGTGCCATTaatacgcatacacacacacataccaatgCAACACAAACATACAAATTACGCACACACATTCCCACTTTTACTCATCagtagctgctgctactctgttctttattttactccttTCTATCCTGATGCCCAGTCAAtttaccctgcctttatgtacatatttacCTCAAATACCccgcacattgatctggtactgatactccctgtatatagctccacattgatctggtactgatactccctgtatatagctccacattgatatggtactgatactccctgtatatagctccacattgatatggtactgatactccctgtatatagctccacattgatatggtactgatactccctgtatatagctccacattgatatggtactgatactccctgtatatagctccacattgatatggtactgataccccctgtatatagctccacattgatatggtactgatactccctgtatatagctccacattgatatggtactgatactccctgtatatagctccacattgatatggtactgatactccctgtatatagctccacattgatatggtactgatactccctgtatatagctccacattgatatggtactgatactccctgtatatagctccacattgatatggtactgatactccctgtatatagctccacattgatatggtactgatactccctgtatatagctccattcttgtgtattttattcctcttgtgttattattttgaaACGCTGTATCGTAGGGAAGGGctcataagcaagcatttcacagtaaagtttACACCAGTTGTATACagcgcatatgacaaatacaacttgatttgaAGGCCAGCGGGTCCCCCTCTTGGATTCTCAGCTGAAGGTATGGACCACAGCTGGCTCCATGTGAACTACAATTCTGACGCTCAGTTTTAACGTTTAGAAACGTTATTAATCCTTGCTAGTGATACGGTTTTGGAAACCTTTTGGGACTTTATATGTTTATTGCTCGCATACACAGTTTAGCAGCGGTTatagcaggtgcagtgaaatgcttatgttactagctcctaacaatgcagtaaatGTCACAGATACACaaataataaatacacattttGTAGGCAGTTTGGAccttgtggctgtggaatctgactttggctgtgttatctagtggacaCTTGCGCAAAGATTGTTCTTTTAATACCTCAATAGCTAAAAGAGAATCTGGCACGAGCAAAGGACCAGTGAGAATTTGCAATCTGTGAGCATTATCATGCTGCGACTTTACAATCACTGCCAATCACAAGTGTAAAAAGAAAGCTAATCATTGATTGTGAGCCATAGCCGCGGGAAGTCGTTCGGGGGTCGGGTGCTGCGATTTATTAACTTGTTTTTTCCCCGTGGTATTTCACGCTGTGAACTTTTTTACATGATATCGGGCAGTGTCACATCAGGGCATTTACCTCAGGCAGCATATAGATATGTGGaatgacccaatggaattgtagTCACGATAAGGGCTACATGCAgatatactgtaggtgttctTGTGAAGACTTATTGAATGAAGCCGTGTGGATAGTTATCCATTTAGCTTTCCTATACAATTTTCTCCCTAATTGCTTTGTCCAGGATGGCGGAGCCAGGCTCAAGCGACCCTGGTGGCCCCTCTAGCACTCCAGCAACGCCTGGAGGGACTGGCAGGGGCTTGGTGATGGGACGCCGGCTTCCAGCTACCCTCTCCACCGGCCGCTTCCCTTCCATGCGCACCAAAGACCTCACCTTAGGAGGGGTGAAGAAGGTAGGCTCAGTGAATTGTATGGAGTGTTTTTAATGGTCTATCACCAGCACgtgtgtatttatttaactaggtccaTCTTGACTTCAATGTTTTATATTTCAGAAAACCTTCACCCCTAACATTATTGGCAGAAAAGCTAAAGAAGAGTAAGTTCAGTTGTTCTGTCTGTGACAATATATGTGATTGCATGATACTGAAATGTTTTCCAGCACATACTAAAGGACCATATGTTGTTAACAGAGTTTTACTTTCTTATACTATAGGCAGAAGGTTGAGGCTGGGCaaaggagggaaaggagagagaatgatCGGGGTCGTGAGCGAGGTGGTAGGGGAGGTCGGGGCCGGGGACGTCCAGAAGTCATCCAGTCCCACTCTATCTTTGAACAAGGGCCTGCAGAGATGATGATGAAGAAAAGAGGTAGAATCAGGGTCATTCAGATATAATTCCATAACATTTGTTATATGGTATCATTACCATAATGATGTATCATTTCGTGTGAACTTTCTTCCTGTGCTCTATTCAGGTGGCTATGAAGGTGAGAGAGATGCACCAAGTGTGGGTCCCTCACCCATCATCAACAttaagaaggagaagagggagacagaggaagagaccaAAGAAATTTTGCGCAATCTGGAACGAGACAATGTGAGTCCTCCATGTACCTATGTCTcatcatactgtctgtctgtacaataatTGTCTAGTTTGTTGTCCACTTATGAGTAATTATGAGTAATTTACAACTAATTTCCACCAGTTCCTGGATGACCCTCACCTAAGGAGTGATGTAAGGAGCTGCCCTGTTCAGCTGCCCCTGGCTGTGTCAGGGTGGGGATTCAAGGAGGAAAGTGATGTCACTGATATAGCCTTCAAACCAGACAAGTCTGAGGAGGACATTGAGGCCATGGAGGGAACAAATGCAGTCAAAGGTAACTATAATCACAGCTCTTACATCGCAACGTTCATGTCAGTTCAAATGAAACAGAATGGCAAAACAATCTACTATAACTGTCTaatttgtctccctccctccctctcttcagtGAAGCAGGAGCCAGAAGATGCTCCAGAGGTCAAGAAGATGGAACCCACTTTCAGACGACCTCCACTCCCTGAGCCTGAAGTTTTACCTGAACTGCTGGACACCTGGAGTCAGAGCAAAGTGGAGGAGCTGTTCTTCATCCAGCTCCCCGACTCTCTACCAGGGCAGCCGCCCACCCGAGAGGTCAGGCCAGTGAAGACAGAGATGCAGTCAGAGGATGGACAGTCCATGCTATTGAAAACTGAATCTCAAGTAGGTATTCAGGTGTATTAAATATGTGGTTACACAGAAGCCTTGCTCTCTGACTCTGTATACGAtcagtttgtttgtgtgtgtgtcctctgtggaataggaggagcagcaggaggacaACAGTTGCCATCTGAGAGacctgcaggagggtctggtgggACGACTGTTGGTTCGGAAGTCTGGTCGGGTGCAGCTCATACTGGGGCATGTCACACTAGATGTGGCTCTGGGAACCTCATGCGCTTTCCTCCAGGTCAGAGAAAACACAACCTTTGGCAGCTCATAGTTGGTTGAAATTAGTGTCTACGGATGATGTCACCGGAAACACTTATCTTTTTCTATTTTGTTTTACTAAAAAACATGGAAATCTGATGTTttcatatacactatatatacaaaagtattcggctatttcagccacacccattgctgacaggtgtataaaatagagcacacagccatgcagtctccatagacaaacattggcaatagaatggacttactgaacagctcagtaactttcaacgttgcaccgtcataggatgccatctttccaacatgtcagttcTTAAAATTTCTGgcatgctagagctgccccagtcaactgtcaGTGCtggtattgtgaagtggaaacttctaggtgcagcaacggctcagccgcgaagtggtaggccacacaagctcacagaatgggaccgccgagtgctgaagcacgtagtgtgtaaaaaaaactaatcagggtttggcggatgccaggagaacgctacctgccccaatgcctAGTGCAActctaaagtttggtggaggaggaataatggtctggggccgtttttcatggttcggtctcGGCCCCATTTAAcgcaacagcatacaatgacattctagattatgTGCTTACAATGTTGTGGCAACTGTTTGGgtaaggccttttcctgtttcagcatgacgatgcccctgtgcacaaagcaaggaccatacagaaatggtttgtcggtgtggaagaacttgactggcctgcacagagccctgacctcaatcccatctaACAcatttaggatgaattggaacgcttactgtgagccaggcctaatcagtgcccgacctcactaattttcttgtggctgaaatagaaacAAGTCCGTGCAGAAAAATTCCAACATCTTATGGAAAttcttcccagaaaagtggaggctgttatagcagcaaagcagggaccaactccatattaatgtccatgattttggaattataTGTTCaataagcaggtgtccacatacttttatggGCTCCTTTGcacttttcttaaataattcCCTATTCTAAAATAAGTTGAAATTGAAAAACACTTGGTCACAGTTGTTAtcagattttcaacattgcagaaacaattacattttttaactTAAGTTTACaatttgaataaaaaaatatgaagACAAAGGGAATGGACAAAATTATTTCCATCCCGGAGCTAGTacttggttgcacagcctttggcCAAAATATCTGCAGAAATACACTTATCGTAGCCATCAATAAGCTTGCTTCACCTTTCTACTGACAATTTGGCCCACTTTTCAGCAGCAAACTGCTCTAATTCTTCAATATTTGATGGGTGCCCTCCATCAACTACTGTATTCAGAGCTCGCCATAGGTTTTGATGTGATTCAGATCTGGAATCTTCGCTGGACACTCAAGAAAAGTCCAGCATATCCTCTTAACAATTCCTGTGTGCTTCTTGGTGTGTGTTTGGGGtccttgtcatgctggaagacccacaaCCTTCAAAGGAGACTCAATATTTGGACACTGGGTTGAACATTGGACCACAAAACACCTGACACTCTGCTGATTTCATGATGCCTTTTCAAATTAAACTTATTTTAGACAAATTAGGAATTATTAAATCAAAGTGCAAGTGTGCCAATATAATTgcctctccccccacccccttaGGAGCTGGTGTCAATTGGAACAGGAGAGGGCCGGACTGGTGACTTGTCAGTGCTGGGTCACATCAAACACAAATTGGTCTGCTCGCCAGACTTCGAAGCCCTGCTGGAGAACAGAGTATGACAAACCTGGACAGGactaacaggacaaatataagcacccaccattAGGCCAGGgtttctacagtacagtgggGACCACATACAGAATAACACAGACCGTGCAGTGCTGTATAAGGTCTATAAGGACAGTAGTACCACAAGCAAACATGGCACCTAAAACCTATACATGTTTTTTCAAGGGTCCATTGTTGTAACTTGGCCCTGGATAGTTTCAGAATGTGAAATAGAAAGTCTTGTAAACAGATTTCCTACCACTAGTTTGTAAGAAAAGCTGGCTTGTTTAcagaacattttatttatttttctctgcTGAAAGTGATAGGAAAAGATTACCTTGCTTGAGATGTGTTCTAAATGACTCTAATAAAGGGATGGTACCGTTTTCTCTCATTAAAAATGATTAGCCTACATGAATGTACCAAATTCCAAATGTTCTATTTAATGATGTAGTGATAAAGAAAAtaggtgggtaaactctgatTGCCGGTCGTGCTGTAAAAATGAACGTGATCTATGCTTCCATTTTAATTGTCTTACTGTCATACAAAAAAGGTGGGTAAACTTTCTCACAAAGGTGGGTAAACTGCATTTACTTGTGTTTACCATCTACTACACCACCTGTCCTATTCCAGTTTTGTAAGCAGATCACACTATCAGGTCCAAGCTTGGGAGGGATAAGTAGAGCAGTAATATTTCCCAGGTGGTATCCTGTAAACCCATACCTAAATGACTGGATGTAAGAtgaataaaaataacaaaagTTCCTGTGTGCTTTATGTATTCATATACTTATATTAGCACTGAAGCTCTAAGGTAACTTGTTATACTTCAAACATTTTcattgtgatatatatatatattttcaacttTACATGATGCGAGATGAGGATTTATCAGGGTCTAGCGTGGATTGCATAAGTATTTTTACTGaggtagttttttggggtatatgtactttactatttatatttttgacaacttttactccattgcaatcctaaagaaaataatgtactttttactccttacattttccctgacacccaaaagtactcgttacattttgaatgcttagcaggacagaaaatgtcTAATTCATGCGCTGATCAAGAGgacatcccttgtcatccctactgcctctgatctggcagactcactagacacatgcttcatttgtaaattatgtctgagtgttgaactgtgaccctggctatctgtaaattgtAAAAGAAAATgtgttgtctggtttgcttaatataagacattttaaattatttatacttttacttttgatacttaattaagtacatttaaaaccaaatacttttagacttttacgcAAGAGTGACTTACTTTTAATTGAGTCTTTTTATTTGAAGATGTctttaacttttactcaagtatgactattgggtactttttccaccactgcatttACGCAAATATATCATATGTGTGATTGCCCTCACTGGGCCTACTGTGATGTATTTTATATACATGTATTTTGTGTTCAGCGTTAAGTAATGCGCCGGTGCTTCCACGTCCTACCACCAGATGTCAGTTTAGAGACGAGGAAGGATGTTTTTGTTCTTGCTGAAAAACGAGACCACAAAACCGACGAGATTCTCGCAGGAACATCTGATGCGCACCATCATCGTTCCATCACCTTACGTCTATGCCGCTGTCCGTTGGCCACGGTTGGAGACAACAATGTTAGGTGAGTACATTAATGTAGCTATCTACCCACGTTTCAGGAAATTGTATCTCATCTTCCATGATAGAAAGCTAACGTAGCACAAAAAAAAATCGACTGCTTGATATTGTTTGTGAATAGATGGTGTACAGCGTCAatggttaccacagccacaaagtgatcgtctaaaccccgcctatttctacaattgtCTTAATGTGATTTttaacctaaccacactgctaacctgaTGCCTAATCTTAAATTAAGACACATAAGCAAAGTTTTGTTTAATGAATGTGTACTATATAGCTAGCCAATTtgtactttgtggctgtggtaaataGTGACGGAGTACAGCAGGTTAGAACTAAGAGCATTTTTagctaaccataacccttttCTTAACCTATTTATCATAAACTGCTATGCTACTTCTAAACTAATGTGTAATTTCTAAAGTGCTAAGAAAAAGTCACTTCTGGTCGTAGCTGCATTCCACCTAGTCAGAGTACTCATGCCGACTCAACTCTATGATTTAAGAATAGCCCGCAATTAATGTGTAAATGCAGGCTATTTGGCTGCTGAAATCCAGCCCGCCCACATCCGTAGCAGCTCAAGTCCGTCGTAATTTGTTGAGTTGCTCAACTCATTGTAATTCGTGGAGTTTAGTTTAATTGGCTAGCCTAAAAGTGTGATACGGATTGAATGCAAAAAATCTTGACACATTATTAGCTAGAATCCGTGTAATTTCTCCCTTCCTGGTCTGTTGGAGTTGGTGTTAAATTATTGCAACAGTCAGAAAATGTACGTACATAATTTTCTCGATTCTCATACTGTGCAATAGCAAGCCCCTCACCAAAATGTtatcagccagccagctaccGTTACGTAGATAATTTGCCGGCTTCCGATGTTATAATAACATGTCGTGACTGGAGCGAGGAGTGATGTTTAGTGGAAATAGTAGcgtattttttaaaatgtatatagtgGCGTTAGTACTTACAACTAGCTACAAagaactaacgttagctaactaatgTTACGAAGAACAGACTTGGCTGGCCTGACCATCCTAACATTTGAGTCATCATAATCTGAAGGAGAGAGACGCCACGCCAGCATAATGGTCGTGTCCATGCGCAGTTAATTCTATTTTACATTATTTGCGTAAAGCTTCATATTGGTTGATTATGATACTTCCAAAGTGGGACACACATTTCTACAACGAGTTAGCAAATCAGAAATATCCGACCTTCCTAGTATCGACCAGCACTTAGGCCTGACCTTGTGTTTTTGTTTACATCTCTTTCAGGAACATGTGATACTCAACTAAACAGTTGCAACTTTTGAATTCTTTCAACGCACAATATTCTCAAACCCTTTCAGGGTCCAT contains these protein-coding regions:
- the LOC109895897 gene encoding DNA-directed RNA polymerase III subunit RPC4-like encodes the protein MAEPGSSDPGGPSSTPATPGGTGRGLVMGRRLPATLSTGRFPSMRTKDLTLGGVKKKTFTPNIIGRKAKEEQKVEAGQRRERRENDRGRERGGRGGRGRGRPEVIQSHSIFEQGPAEMMMKKRGGYEGERDAPSVGPSPIINIKKEKRETEEETKEILRNLERDNFLDDPHLRSDVRSCPVQLPLAVSGWGFKEESDVTDIAFKPDKSEEDIEAMEGTNAVKVKQEPEDAPEVKKMEPTFRRPPLPEPEVLPELLDTWSQSKVEELFFIQLPDSLPGQPPTREVRPVKTEMQSEDGQSMLLKTESQEEQQEDNSCHLRDLQEGLVGRLLVRKSGRVQLILGHVTLDVALGTSCAFLQELVSIGTGEGRTGDLSVLGHIKHKLVCSPDFEALLENRV